The following coding sequences are from one Arcobacter nitrofigilis DSM 7299 window:
- a CDS encoding PAS domain-containing protein, with protein MADKEILLDSNSFIVSETDEKGIIRYANDEFCEISDYSLEELIGKPHNLLRHKDMPKEAFEDLWKTIQNGNIWKGFVKNRTKNDDYYWVYATVYPLTLSDGSKGYMSCRKVASRDEIKKAIKLYSTMK; from the coding sequence ATGGCTGATAAAGAAATTTTATTGGATTCAAATTCATTTATTGTTTCAGAAACTGATGAAAAAGGCATTATTAGATATGCTAATGATGAATTTTGTGAAATAAGTGATTACTCTTTGGAAGAACTTATTGGCAAACCCCACAACTTACTTAGACATAAAGATATGCCCAAAGAGGCATTTGAAGATTTATGGAAAACAATTCAAAATGGTAATATATGGAAAGGTTTTGTAAAAAATAGAACGAAAAATGATGATTATTATTGGGTATATGCCACAGTATATCCACTTACTTTAAGTGATGGAAGTAAAGGATATATGTCATGTAGAAAAGTTGCATCAAGAGATGAAATAAAAAAAGCTATAAAACTTTATAGCACTATGAAATAA